The region CATGCGCGCCTTGAAGGCGGGGGCGAGCACCGTCTTCATCAGGGTCTGGCCGGTCTTGAAATCCTTGCCGCAGATGGGCGCCGAGTTGCGGCGCGAGAGTTCGTGCATGGCCGGGATGTCCACCGTCAGGTTGGGAGCGCCGTTGGCGAAGGGCACGCCCTCCGAAAGCGCGGCGTAGGCGTAGATCATGGAGGGCGCCACCGCGGGGTCGTTCTTGGCCATCGCCTTCTCCAGGTTCTTGAGCGAAGCGTGGGCCTCGGTGGGGCGCAGGAAGATCTCGGTGGAGGCGCACCAGATCATAATCAGGCGGCTGGCCCCGGAGGTCTTCTTGAAGTCGCGGATGTCCTGGCGCAACTGCTCGGCCAAGTCCATCTTGTTCTTGCCCTTCTTGACGTTGGGGCCGTCGAGTTTCTTGACGTAGTAGTGGTCGAAGACCGCCGGGCGCGGCCGCAGCGAGCCCAGGAAGGGCTTGATCTGGTCGAGCAGGTCGCGGTCGAGCACGCCCGCCTTGCGCGCCGCCGTGTACATATCGTCCTCGAAGATGTCCCAGCCGGTGAAGACCAGGTCCTTCAGC is a window of Terriglobales bacterium DNA encoding:
- a CDS encoding inositol-3-phosphate synthase codes for the protein MATRSVKASPKTQGSALAAPTGKLGVMIPGMGAVATTFVAGVEAVRRGLARPIGSLTQMGTIRLGKRTEGRSPKIQDFVPLAGLKDLVFTGWDIFEDDMYTAARKAGVLDRDLLDQIKPFLGSLRPRPAVFDHYYVKKLDGPNVKKGKNKMDLAEQLRQDIRDFKKTSGASRLIMIWCASTEIFLRPTEAHASLKNLEKAMAKNDPAVAPSMIYAYAALSEGVPFANGAPNLTVDIPAMHELSRRNSAPICGKDFKTGQTLMKTVLAPAFKARM